The following are encoded together in the Pseudoalteromonas shioyasakiensis genome:
- a CDS encoding AmpG family muropeptide MFS transporter produces the protein MTKTLSISEYFSYFKDKRLINIFIFGISSGFPWVLIGSVMSAWLKDEGLSRSMIGLFGIVFGAYSINFLWSPLVDRVKLPVLFNWLGQRRSWILLCQSVIFIGTFSLAGLDIKANLWFAAALCLIIAIASATQDIAIDAFRIDTLAENESHKTTAAAAMATSGWWSGYALLGALPFYMADIPSIDWPQVYFFLSVVMLLLMSSVLWAKEPESNREAVQAELEQNYQQKLADSTQTRFAKMVAWLAVTVFDPFRTFFARNGVKTALALLAFIFLFKIGEAFLGRMSIVFYKEVGFSNSDIATFSKVGTAVLTIAFTFLGSLFNQRYGIVKGLFISGIAMAASNLAFAWIAIAGPKLSLYAFAIIIDGFTQAWSLVAMVAFISMLCDRAFSATHYALLASLGNLGRTLLSSYSGVVIDDWLGGNWAMFFVLTALMVIPSLVFLFLIRHKLYALENNYHQNN, from the coding sequence AATTGGCTCTGTTATGTCGGCCTGGCTAAAAGACGAAGGCTTAAGCCGCAGTATGATTGGATTATTTGGCATCGTGTTTGGTGCGTATAGCATTAACTTTTTATGGTCACCGCTCGTTGACCGGGTAAAGTTACCTGTTTTATTTAACTGGCTAGGCCAGCGCCGTAGTTGGATTTTACTTTGCCAGTCAGTGATTTTTATTGGCACCTTTTCACTTGCTGGGCTCGATATCAAAGCCAACCTCTGGTTTGCAGCCGCACTATGTTTAATTATTGCAATAGCTTCTGCGACTCAAGATATTGCCATTGATGCGTTTCGTATCGACACTTTAGCCGAAAATGAAAGTCATAAAACCACAGCAGCGGCCGCAATGGCCACCTCAGGTTGGTGGAGTGGTTATGCCTTATTGGGCGCCCTACCATTTTATATGGCTGACATCCCTTCAATTGATTGGCCGCAGGTCTACTTTTTCTTGTCTGTGGTGATGCTGCTATTGATGAGTAGTGTATTGTGGGCAAAAGAGCCAGAATCAAACCGCGAAGCAGTTCAGGCTGAGCTTGAACAAAACTATCAACAAAAGCTTGCTGATAGCACACAAACCCGCTTTGCTAAAATGGTTGCCTGGCTTGCTGTAACCGTTTTTGACCCCTTTAGAACCTTCTTTGCCCGTAATGGCGTAAAAACAGCTTTAGCTTTATTAGCCTTTATTTTCTTATTTAAAATCGGTGAAGCCTTTTTAGGACGAATGTCTATCGTGTTTTATAAAGAAGTGGGCTTTTCAAATAGTGACATAGCTACCTTCTCAAAAGTGGGTACTGCAGTGCTTACCATTGCTTTCACCTTTTTGGGTAGCTTATTCAATCAACGCTACGGCATTGTAAAAGGCTTGTTTATTAGCGGTATTGCGATGGCAGCTTCAAACCTAGCTTTTGCGTGGATAGCAATTGCAGGCCCTAAACTGAGCCTTTACGCGTTTGCTATTATTATTGATGGTTTTACCCAAGCTTGGTCACTGGTTGCCATGGTGGCGTTCATATCAATGTTATGCGATAGAGCATTTAGTGCGACCCACTATGCACTACTTGCTTCGTTAGGTAATTTAGGAAGAACCTTACTGTCGAGCTACAGCGGCGTGGTTATTGATGACTGGTTAGGGGGGAATTGGGCGATGTTCTTTGTGCTAACAGCACTAATGGTGATCCCATCACTGGTATTTTTATTCTTAATTCGCCATAAGCTTTATGCGTTAGAAAACAACTATCATCAAAACAATTAA
- a CDS encoding helix-turn-helix domain-containing protein: protein MMGKTVSSEENSKLTKWLKTKRHEKGHTMRSLAQVLGTPHSFIGKIENQERRLDVIEFMRYCDALEVDPYEGLNLLKDA, encoded by the coding sequence ATGATGGGTAAAACAGTTTCTTCTGAAGAAAACTCGAAACTAACGAAATGGCTTAAAACTAAACGTCATGAGAAAGGACACACAATGCGCAGCCTTGCACAGGTTTTAGGTACGCCGCATTCTTTCATTGGTAAAATTGAAAACCAAGAACGTCGTTTAGATGTTATTGAATTCATGCGTTATTGCGACGCTTTAGAAGTTGACCCGTACGAAGGTCTTAACTTGCTTAAAGACGCTTAA
- a CDS encoding efflux RND transporter permease subunit: MKNLIEASLTHTRTVLSIFILLLISGWVTYQTIPKEANPDVTIPFIYVSIIHDGISPEDAERLLVRPMEIELRSIEGVKEMSAVASEGHASVTLEFIAGMDPKEALADVRDKVSLAKAKLPSESEEPEVHEILMEDQQPTITLTLSGDAPERGLLTLARNLKDELESISSVLEVDVGGDREDMVEIEVDPLAMISYGLEPNDIIQLLSNNNRLVAAGTLDTGKGRFAVKIPSVFETIQDVMEQPVKVVGDRVVRFMDVAKIRRAYKDPTSIARINGRHAVSLEVKKRAGENIIDTVDQVKKVVNEAKKIWPDHIQVDYTGDMSKDVKMMLSDLQNNVLSAVLLVVIVIVAVLGARTAFLVGIAIPGSFLTGILVISVFGLTVNIVVLFALIMAVGMLVDGAIVVSEFADRAMSEGKPRKAAYKLAAERMAWPIIASTATTLAAFAPLIFWPGMMGEFMKYLPITLIATLTASLLMALVFVPTIGGLIGKSRPLSEQQKHDLELAESGDLTQIKGMLGRYIRVLDYATERPWWSLAAAIVFSILVFFAFAVSKLGVEFFPDVEPNGVNIKVRSYSDLSIFEKDMIMKDIESRILKVEGIKTLYARTGGKDQVGTFRMNLKDWDERPPAEDIISQVNEITASYAGVEIELRKDENGPGGGKALSIELSSRFVDVLNSEAKRVRQAIESDGAFRNVDDSASKPGIEWQLKLNRSDAARFGADASMLGANVQLITNGLKLGEYRPDDVDDEIDIRVRFPHDKRDLGRLETLRVKTMHGQVPISHFVERQAAPKVDTIRRVDSQRVVTVNADMKPGEQLAKALPRLQAQLEEQGLDPRVKIKVRGETEDQDESEAFLEQAFVVALFVMGIILVTQFNSFYQAFLILSAVLFSTVGVLLGLIVLQQPFGIVMSGIGVISLAGIVVNNNIVLIDTYNVLRSQGLAAKDAILRTGAQRLRPVLLTTVTTILGLMPMVLQVNIDLFNRHIDFGAPSTQWWVQLATAVAGGLTFATVLTLVLTPCLLMLRDRRR, encoded by the coding sequence ATGAAAAACTTAATCGAAGCGTCGTTGACTCACACGCGTACAGTATTATCTATTTTCATCTTGTTGTTGATCTCGGGCTGGGTGACATATCAAACCATCCCTAAAGAAGCGAATCCTGATGTCACCATTCCTTTTATTTATGTGTCGATTATTCATGACGGTATTTCCCCTGAAGATGCTGAGCGGCTATTAGTTAGACCGATGGAGATTGAGCTTCGCTCAATTGAAGGCGTAAAAGAAATGTCTGCGGTGGCAAGTGAGGGGCATGCCTCTGTGACCCTTGAGTTTATCGCGGGTATGGATCCCAAAGAAGCCTTAGCTGATGTACGAGATAAAGTTAGTTTAGCTAAGGCAAAGCTGCCTTCTGAATCAGAAGAGCCAGAAGTTCATGAAATCTTGATGGAAGATCAGCAGCCAACAATCACATTAACGTTATCCGGTGATGCGCCAGAGCGAGGTTTACTAACTCTTGCCCGTAATCTTAAAGATGAACTAGAAAGCATTTCTAGCGTATTAGAAGTTGATGTAGGTGGTGACCGCGAGGATATGGTCGAAATTGAGGTCGATCCATTGGCGATGATTTCTTATGGCCTAGAACCGAATGACATCATTCAACTGCTATCAAATAACAACCGCTTAGTTGCTGCCGGTACACTTGATACTGGTAAAGGGCGCTTCGCTGTAAAAATCCCGTCGGTATTTGAGACGATTCAGGATGTGATGGAGCAACCCGTGAAAGTCGTTGGCGATAGGGTGGTGCGTTTTATGGACGTAGCAAAAATTCGTCGAGCGTATAAAGACCCAACTTCAATCGCACGTATTAATGGCCGCCACGCGGTTTCGCTGGAAGTAAAAAAACGTGCTGGTGAAAATATTATTGATACGGTCGATCAAGTTAAAAAAGTGGTGAATGAGGCCAAGAAAATTTGGCCTGACCATATACAAGTTGATTACACCGGCGACATGTCAAAAGACGTGAAAATGATGCTCTCTGATCTGCAAAATAATGTGCTGTCTGCTGTATTGTTGGTAGTTATTGTAATTGTAGCGGTACTTGGTGCGCGCACGGCATTTCTGGTAGGTATTGCCATTCCGGGTTCATTCTTAACCGGGATTTTAGTGATCTCTGTGTTTGGTTTAACGGTGAATATCGTGGTGCTTTTTGCACTTATCATGGCTGTCGGTATGCTGGTGGATGGCGCAATTGTTGTTAGTGAGTTTGCTGACAGAGCAATGAGTGAAGGCAAACCGCGCAAGGCTGCTTATAAACTAGCTGCTGAGCGTATGGCGTGGCCAATTATCGCTTCTACGGCAACGACCTTAGCGGCCTTTGCACCGCTAATATTTTGGCCGGGAATGATGGGCGAGTTTATGAAATACTTGCCGATTACGCTTATTGCCACCTTGACTGCATCATTACTTATGGCATTGGTGTTTGTGCCAACCATTGGTGGATTAATAGGGAAATCAAGGCCGCTTTCAGAGCAGCAAAAACATGATTTAGAGTTAGCTGAGTCTGGTGACTTAACACAAATTAAAGGGATGCTTGGGCGTTATATTCGAGTGCTTGATTATGCAACAGAGCGCCCTTGGTGGAGCCTTGCTGCTGCAATTGTGTTTTCTATTTTGGTGTTCTTTGCATTTGCGGTTTCTAAACTAGGCGTTGAATTCTTTCCTGATGTTGAGCCAAATGGCGTCAATATCAAAGTACGCTCTTACAGTGACTTATCTATTTTTGAAAAAGACATGATCATGAAAGATATTGAGTCACGCATTTTAAAAGTGGAAGGTATTAAAACTTTGTATGCTCGTACTGGCGGTAAAGATCAGGTGGGCACGTTTAGAATGAATCTAAAAGATTGGGATGAACGTCCACCTGCCGAAGATATAATCAGTCAAGTTAACGAAATCACGGCAAGTTATGCCGGTGTCGAAATTGAACTTCGTAAAGATGAAAACGGCCCAGGTGGTGGTAAAGCGTTAAGTATTGAACTGAGCTCTCGGTTTGTTGATGTGCTTAACAGTGAAGCAAAACGAGTAAGGCAAGCCATAGAGAGTGATGGTGCGTTTCGAAATGTAGATGACAGTGCTTCAAAACCAGGTATCGAGTGGCAACTTAAATTGAATCGTTCGGATGCGGCTCGTTTTGGTGCGGATGCCAGCATGCTAGGGGCCAATGTTCAGCTTATTACCAATGGTTTAAAACTAGGGGAATACCGCCCAGATGATGTTGATGACGAGATTGATATTCGCGTACGCTTTCCTCATGACAAGCGAGATTTAGGACGACTTGAAACGCTGCGTGTAAAAACTATGCATGGGCAAGTGCCAATTAGTCACTTTGTTGAGCGTCAAGCAGCTCCTAAAGTCGATACTATCCGCCGTGTTGACTCTCAGCGCGTTGTTACCGTTAATGCTGACATGAAACCGGGTGAACAACTTGCCAAAGCGTTGCCGCGCTTACAAGCGCAGTTAGAGGAGCAAGGGCTAGATCCGCGCGTGAAAATAAAAGTGCGCGGTGAAACAGAAGATCAAGATGAATCAGAAGCCTTCCTTGAGCAGGCTTTTGTGGTTGCTCTATTTGTGATGGGTATCATTTTGGTGACGCAATTTAATAGCTTTTATCAAGCATTTTTGATTTTAAGTGCTGTGCTATTTTCAACTGTGGGTGTGCTCTTAGGTTTAATCGTATTACAGCAGCCGTTTGGTATTGTGATGTCAGGTATTGGGGTTATCTCGCTTGCTGGTATTGTGGTTAATAACAATATTGTACTGATTGATACCTATAATGTTTTACGCAGTCAAGGTCTGGCAGCAAAGGATGCTATTTTGCGAACAGGTGCTCAGCGTTTACGTCCGGTACTGTTAACTACCGTGACCACAATTTTGGGATTAATGCCGATGGTACTGCAAGTAAATATCGACTTATTTAACCGTCATATTGATTTTGGTGCGCCATCTACCCAGTGGTGGGTGCAATTGGCAACGGCTGTTGCTGGTGGATTAACATTTGCTACTGTGTTGACACTGGTACTTACGCCTTGCTTATTGATGTTACGAGATCGTCGTCGGTAA
- a CDS encoding efflux RND transporter periplasmic adaptor subunit → MPNITTTIEKKPYILAIAIVLVIVLWMLSGDSKADQKAQQSDEQVQERLPKVQVMPLVAKNINKNLTFYGKSEPDKIANISARQAGQVLEILVEEGQSVKRDQVILRLDKSDLAAQITSAEALVAQYQTEYEGALKLNQQGLQNKVLTMQAQAMLQQAKATLVSLELKLERTEVRAAFDGVINKRLVEIGDYVGIGDPILQLADLDPLIVRADATQKEVQGLEVGQATFAHVLNDKTYPGRIRYIASVADDSTNTFRIEAAFENPGMKYKAGFSTQLNIELPTEPAMLLSPAFMALDEQGNIGVKVVNEDNIVEFKSVNLAKSTEQGVWLWGLGEQANVITLGQGFVRAGDKVEPVFTEATSN, encoded by the coding sequence GTGCCAAATATAACTACAACAATAGAAAAGAAACCCTATATTTTAGCTATCGCCATTGTTTTGGTGATTGTACTGTGGATGCTATCTGGGGATAGCAAAGCAGATCAAAAAGCACAGCAAAGTGATGAGCAAGTTCAAGAGCGCTTGCCTAAAGTGCAAGTGATGCCGTTGGTCGCAAAGAATATTAATAAAAACCTAACTTTTTATGGAAAATCAGAGCCTGACAAAATCGCGAATATCAGCGCCAGACAAGCAGGGCAAGTACTCGAAATATTGGTTGAAGAAGGCCAATCTGTAAAACGAGATCAGGTTATTTTACGCCTAGATAAATCTGACTTGGCAGCACAAATCACATCTGCAGAAGCCCTAGTAGCACAGTATCAAACTGAATACGAAGGCGCACTCAAGCTTAATCAGCAAGGTTTACAAAACAAAGTATTGACCATGCAAGCACAAGCAATGTTGCAACAAGCAAAAGCAACCTTGGTTAGCCTTGAATTAAAGTTAGAACGCACTGAAGTACGCGCTGCTTTTGATGGCGTTATCAACAAACGTTTAGTCGAAATTGGTGATTATGTTGGCATAGGCGACCCTATTTTACAGCTCGCTGATTTAGACCCGTTAATTGTCAGAGCCGATGCGACTCAAAAAGAAGTGCAAGGCTTAGAAGTCGGGCAAGCTACCTTTGCTCATGTGCTAAATGACAAAACCTATCCGGGTCGAATTCGTTATATTGCATCTGTTGCTGATGACAGCACCAATACATTTCGTATCGAAGCGGCGTTCGAAAACCCAGGAATGAAATACAAAGCAGGTTTTTCGACTCAGCTAAATATTGAGTTGCCAACTGAGCCTGCCATGTTATTAAGCCCGGCTTTTATGGCCTTAGATGAGCAGGGTAATATCGGCGTAAAAGTCGTGAATGAAGACAATATTGTAGAGTTTAAATCGGTAAATCTAGCTAAAAGTACCGAGCAGGGCGTTTGGCTTTGGGGTTTAGGCGAACAAGCGAATGTTATTACCCTTGGTCAAGGTTTTGTGCGTGCCGGTGACAAAGTTGAGCCTGTGTTTACTGAAGCAACGAGCAACTAA
- the erpA gene encoding iron-sulfur cluster insertion protein ErpA: protein MSDELPIKFSDAAAVRVKQLIEEEENPDLKLRVYVTGGGCSGFQYGFTFDEKANPGDLEIVKNGVTLVIDPMSIQYLVDGTVDYTEGLEGARFFVNNPNATTTCGCGASFSV, encoded by the coding sequence ATGTCAGATGAGTTGCCAATCAAGTTCAGCGATGCAGCAGCTGTTCGTGTTAAACAGTTAATCGAAGAAGAAGAGAATCCAGATCTTAAACTACGTGTTTATGTAACAGGTGGTGGTTGCTCAGGTTTCCAATATGGTTTTACTTTTGATGAAAAAGCTAACCCTGGCGATTTAGAAATTGTTAAAAATGGTGTAACGCTAGTAATTGACCCTATGAGTATTCAATATTTAGTTGATGGTACCGTGGATTACACAGAAGGGCTTGAAGGCGCACGCTTTTTTGTTAATAACCCAAATGCAACAACGACCTGTGGTTGCGGAGCCAGCTTCAGCGTTTAA
- a CDS encoding diguanylate cyclase domain-containing protein, which yields MIEHFKLHFITDNLSSAQFIPAEYDLLLVFASILTAVFASYISFLLSARIKHSYLKNESQIWTIMASCFLGIGIWGMHFVGMLAYTLPIPIEYNISITLISILPSVFASYIVLSPALQTDKGLLIRSVLMGAGIGSMHFVGMMAMVMPAKMAYEPWLFSLSIIVAIVLSGIALKINDFRLAKGVYQTRMNLVVALIMGSAISGMHYIGMISMSVFETEYTTYVTTHDYSTLAQLIIFILVALSLFVLGAVELRARSLLSAKLKAVLNTVQDVVISFNNEGKIEFANPAVINVFGYQPQDLIGKHIRTLIPERSLELDEILRDSQLSKKTAGKSSSRLLKGQRANKKRFPITLTISSIGKKESGPYVATIKDLSDIRNQEAFTQTIFDNLPIMLFVKEAEHLTFSHVNKAGEQLLGKNKDQLIGLNDFDIFSNEQAVSFVQTDRDVLKSDDTLTIEEKPVTIDDNTHYLRTRKLTIKDSNGKAQYLLDVSEDVTELKQAKTELESLHQRMSMAADAAHIGIWEWNFDTNELIWDDWMHTLFDIPKSEFKGDYSAWANSLHPDEYEDVTNKLKLAILNGEEFHAEFQIVLPSGKTRYINADGRIYGNRMIGVNFDVTKRVMAEKKIRQLAQTDYLTGLANRSALERFIKHEFARVERTGSKVGCLYFDLDKFKPINDTHGHAMGDKVLVEVAKRLQDTARKTDCAARIGGDEFVVIVTDIENQVQINRALSRLICAIKAPIKSECGDLHVEASVGFALYPDDAQSFDELLSVADKRMYDQKHHCFSCNVMNCK from the coding sequence GTGATAGAGCATTTCAAGCTGCATTTTATAACTGATAATTTAAGCAGTGCGCAGTTTATTCCAGCTGAATACGATTTACTCCTTGTTTTTGCTTCAATCCTCACAGCCGTATTTGCTTCGTATATCTCTTTTTTATTATCTGCTCGCATCAAACACTCTTATCTAAAAAATGAAAGTCAGATCTGGACCATCATGGCATCGTGTTTTTTAGGTATAGGTATTTGGGGTATGCATTTTGTAGGTATGCTTGCCTATACCTTACCCATCCCTATTGAATACAACATTAGCATTACTTTAATATCAATTTTGCCAAGTGTGTTTGCTAGTTACATCGTGCTTTCTCCGGCACTTCAAACTGATAAAGGACTACTCATTAGAAGTGTGCTAATGGGCGCAGGGATTGGCTCGATGCATTTTGTTGGCATGATGGCGATGGTGATGCCTGCAAAAATGGCTTATGAGCCTTGGTTGTTCTCTTTATCTATTATCGTCGCTATTGTGCTGTCAGGTATCGCATTAAAAATTAATGATTTTCGACTTGCCAAAGGAGTTTATCAAACACGGATGAACTTGGTTGTGGCCTTGATAATGGGCAGTGCAATTTCCGGAATGCATTACATCGGCATGATTTCGATGTCTGTTTTTGAAACTGAATACACCACCTATGTTACAACCCACGACTATTCGACGTTAGCACAACTTATCATTTTTATTCTGGTGGCATTAAGTCTGTTTGTATTAGGTGCTGTTGAGCTTAGAGCAAGAAGCTTATTATCAGCGAAATTAAAAGCGGTACTTAATACCGTACAAGATGTGGTTATTAGCTTTAATAATGAAGGAAAAATTGAATTTGCAAACCCGGCTGTTATCAATGTTTTTGGCTATCAGCCGCAAGATTTAATAGGCAAACATATTCGTACCCTGATCCCTGAAAGATCGTTAGAACTTGATGAAATACTCCGAGATTCACAGCTTAGCAAAAAAACAGCGGGTAAAAGTAGCAGTCGGCTCTTAAAAGGACAACGAGCCAATAAAAAACGTTTTCCTATTACGTTAACCATTAGCTCTATTGGTAAAAAAGAGTCAGGTCCTTATGTGGCGACAATAAAAGATCTCTCTGATATTCGAAACCAAGAAGCCTTTACACAAACTATTTTCGATAATTTACCCATCATGTTGTTTGTAAAAGAAGCTGAGCATCTAACATTTAGCCATGTAAATAAAGCGGGTGAGCAACTACTAGGTAAAAATAAAGACCAACTAATCGGTTTAAATGACTTTGATATTTTCAGTAATGAACAAGCAGTCAGTTTCGTGCAAACCGATCGCGATGTATTGAAAAGTGATGACACCCTAACTATAGAGGAAAAGCCGGTTACTATTGATGACAATACTCATTACTTAAGAACACGGAAACTCACAATTAAAGACAGTAATGGTAAAGCGCAATATTTATTGGACGTTTCTGAAGATGTTACTGAATTAAAACAAGCAAAAACCGAGCTTGAAAGCTTACACCAACGCATGTCTATGGCTGCAGATGCGGCCCATATTGGTATATGGGAGTGGAATTTTGACACTAATGAACTGATTTGGGATGACTGGATGCATACCTTATTTGACATTCCAAAATCAGAATTCAAAGGGGACTATTCAGCATGGGCTAATAGCTTACACCCAGATGAATATGAAGACGTGACTAACAAGCTAAAACTCGCAATTTTAAATGGCGAAGAGTTCCATGCAGAATTTCAGATTGTTCTGCCCTCTGGCAAAACCCGCTATATCAATGCAGATGGACGAATATACGGCAACCGGATGATTGGTGTTAATTTCGATGTCACAAAGCGCGTCATGGCAGAGAAGAAAATTAGGCAATTAGCACAAACAGACTACCTTACTGGTTTAGCAAATCGTAGTGCGCTTGAGCGATTCATCAAACACGAATTTGCCCGTGTTGAGCGCACAGGCTCTAAGGTAGGTTGCCTGTATTTTGATCTTGATAAATTTAAGCCAATCAACGATACCCATGGCCATGCAATGGGAGATAAAGTTCTGGTAGAGGTTGCTAAACGCCTACAAGACACCGCTCGCAAAACCGATTGTGCTGCACGCATTGGTGGTGATGAGTTTGTAGTTATTGTTACCGACATAGAAAACCAAGTACAAATAAACCGTGCACTATCACGATTGATCTGTGCGATTAAGGCGCCGATAAAATCAGAGTGTGGTGACTTGCATGTAGAAGCGAGTGTTGGCTTTGCACTATATCCTGACGATGCGCAATCATTTGACGAATTGCTTAGCGTGGCCGACAAGCGTATGTATGACCAAAAACATCACTGCTTTAGCTGTAATGTTATGAACTGTAAATAA
- a CDS encoding transporter substrate-binding domain-containing protein has protein sequence MVLIFSSLAVANNAYQETWKITSLEAPPYASSIMANGGDAIALLRDTLAKKSINLEVEYLPWQDAIKKAQLTGYLGYYPAWPSEIMPGFIASPTILNSQLAVITTQSNPEDFESLEQLFNEHKVGVVEPYIYPGVVEKVIQSFAGSIVQTANDEELFHLMQTEQINFAISAPKVLNYFAEQQSLPEPKIVTQFTDTPLVIGIRNSAENQAKIALLNDLFAGAKPSATNYSRPKKLLLTYIDIPRVAPFKTLMSDVYNDLNIKVQMQATPSRRGVLLLNAGIVDGDIVRSQSNMRKFENIIAVEPSLGVINLVLLCRKSLPCDRDNLYNPSNRIISSIGDIEILNEFDIKADIIHNEDLNHTIKMLKRGRVDYALYPALNNDITTFKKDFSLIVLRQMAINTVIHKKHAPLVDEISKAITARLPELMQQINNDSKD, from the coding sequence ATGGTACTTATTTTCAGCTCATTGGCAGTTGCCAATAACGCGTACCAAGAAACATGGAAAATCACCTCTCTAGAAGCCCCGCCATATGCAAGTAGTATAATGGCAAATGGTGGTGATGCTATTGCACTATTAAGAGACACGCTTGCCAAAAAATCGATAAACCTCGAAGTTGAATATTTACCTTGGCAAGATGCAATAAAAAAAGCCCAGTTAACTGGCTACCTGGGTTATTACCCCGCTTGGCCATCTGAAATAATGCCTGGCTTTATTGCTTCACCCACTATTTTAAATTCTCAATTAGCTGTCATTACCACTCAGTCTAATCCAGAAGATTTTGAAAGTCTTGAACAGCTTTTTAATGAGCACAAAGTCGGCGTTGTTGAGCCTTATATTTACCCGGGTGTGGTCGAAAAAGTGATTCAATCTTTTGCTGGCAGTATAGTGCAAACCGCAAACGATGAAGAGCTATTTCACTTAATGCAAACTGAGCAGATTAATTTTGCGATTAGTGCGCCAAAAGTGCTTAACTATTTTGCTGAGCAACAAAGCTTACCTGAACCAAAAATTGTAACTCAGTTTACCGACACCCCATTAGTGATTGGCATACGAAATAGCGCTGAAAACCAAGCTAAAATAGCCTTACTCAATGATTTATTTGCTGGCGCAAAGCCGTCTGCAACAAATTACTCTCGGCCAAAAAAGTTGTTGTTAACTTATATAGATATTCCACGTGTAGCGCCATTTAAAACATTAATGAGTGATGTTTATAATGATTTAAATATCAAAGTTCAGATGCAAGCAACACCATCTCGAAGAGGTGTGTTATTACTAAATGCAGGCATCGTTGACGGCGATATTGTGCGCTCACAAAGTAATATGCGTAAATTCGAGAATATTATTGCCGTGGAGCCAAGTCTTGGCGTTATCAACTTAGTGCTCCTATGTAGAAAATCGCTGCCATGCGATCGAGATAATTTATACAACCCAAGCAACCGAATTATAAGCTCTATTGGTGATATCGAAATTCTTAACGAGTTTGATATCAAAGCAGACATAATCCATAACGAAGACTTAAACCATACCATCAAAATGCTTAAAAGAGGTCGTGTCGATTATGCACTTTATCCTGCGCTCAATAACGATATAACTACCTTTAAAAAAGACTTTTCTTTAATTGTACTAAGGCAAATGGCTATCAACACGGTTATTCATAAAAAACATGCCCCACTGGTAGATGAAATATCCAAAGCTATAACAGCTCGCTTGCCTGAATTAATGCAGCAAATTAATAACGACAGTAAAGATTAG